The region TCCCATATACTGGgcttttattcatattttgGTCATCATCAGGATTCCATGTTAaatcttttaatttatttaacacatCGATTTATACTCTTATTTTCCTACAAACTGGTTGTATAAAACAGCAAATATCATCAATCCGCTCATTAGAGAGGTCATTATTGACCCTGCTATTATAATCGTTCTTTTCGTTCTTCCCAGCCTTGTTTCCTCTTCATATGATGACCCTCTTTCCAACATCATTTGCCTCATTGTCTAAAACTCTTATTGcgctattttacaaaaaatatggtCACGATTTAGAGGTGgtatttttcaaatatttttgtttacgTTTTAGAGAATATTGACCTTTCCAAGTTCTGACAATATTGTGTTGTTTTaatgtgttatatattgtacaaaaattattttttagtcTCTACGCTTGTTGTGCAAATGTACGCGAAAATTTTCATGTACACAACGCAAGATGCTGAAACACCCAATTGAGAAATGAAACACGATTATTTTAcgcacatatatattatatgcTTATACTCAATCTCTATGACAATCTTATTTTGACTTGTGGATGTTATATTGactaaatgtgtttacatGATTTCAACACATTGAACGCAAAGATGTATTTTACCAATCACGAATgcttatatacatatatatatatttccATAGttagaattaaatattctaTTGGCCTCACTATTTATGTTTCAAATTGATTCTATAGATGTGTCCTTGTTATAATCCACGATTATAAGTCTTTCTTTTTCATAGGCATTAGAAGGCGTtgttatgttatttatattataggTAGTCTTCAACTTTATCCTTCCATCGATTTTACTTCATTTTATCTGGGTGCTTTTTACTCTCGTTGTGTACcctatacacatttttccAATAGTACAGCTTACCGTAACGatgttcattttattttgaaaattgttttattcattgcccacatttataaaataaatgtatttaaactagtatatttgttttttaacacaaagtattttacactttttaCACTTTCTATTTGTACTTTTAGTTTTATCGCATATTTTTCATCATGGGTTTCTTTAACAGTCGATCCAAGAGTATTTTCACCCTTTTTACAttctaattttatttttagctTTACTGGtcatttttcttttttttctttttttctgcCTTTGTACCAGTAAACCTTGGAATTATTTCTGgtatttacttttctttttaattttttatttagggTTGTTCTAACTGCCATTTCtgctttattatttttggtCGACTTACTTTTTGTTTCCACcaataatattgtttttgacCCTTTTTACAGGTtcgttttcttcttttcactttattttttagcaACTGGGAATCTAATATGAGTTGTAAGAAATATGCATAGACGTgtaacatttattttaatgagATTACTTCACTCGTACGTGGCTATTTATCCGAAGCACAGGTCCTGTCTCACCGGCACAAATAGTTTATACGACTTCAGCGCTACGTTTAGGTCTCTTTTTCCCACTCGGTACTGCTGTTGTTTCTGTGACAGTATTATTTGTCTCTTTTCCGACTTTTTCTTAAACTTGAAGTTGtcctcctttttctttAGTGAGAAGGGGTTCCTCAGCACCAGGTTCTGCTTATACACGTACGACAGTTCTCTGTGCACTGCTTCCTTTCCGTTTGGCAGGCTCAGGTTTCCGTTTTCCATTATGTAAGCTCTTTTTATTCCGTATGTTGTCAATAAATCTTCCACTCTGGTCGGCGAACTTGTTGTTGAGAACAAGTCCTCCcattcttcttcttcgtcttctgcGTTAGAGGGTGTTAAAtctgtgtttgtttttggTGTGCTACTACTTTCCATTATCAGGTTTACGTACGAGTTTACAAAGTCGTAGTAGCTGCTTATTTGATCAAATTTGTCGTCGTTGATCTTGTGATGTTGCTTCGCCTCCATGTGATGCAACGTTGCGTACTGGTCCGAGAATAGTCTGTCGCAATACAGGCACGTGTTTTCTTCGTAGATCTTTCTGTGTATGTGTCTCAGGAGCCCTTCCAGGTCCGCTATGTACTCCTTCTCCGGCAGAAAGAAGGTGTAGTGTGTTTCcatgtattttacattctCCTCTATCGATTTACTTACTAcactattaaataaacatctTTTCGGGTCAAACTCCATGTGCTTTTGGTACTTTTCTGGGCTCTTTATGCCGTCGGCCCCAGCCTTCGCTTTAAAATCCACTGTTTTGGGGTTGTTTTGTGAATTCTTGCCGGCATTCTTCTCATTCTTCGCGGAGATCATCTCCTGAAGctgattttttatttctacaTAATCGTCGTACGAAATGGGCCCCAATTGCGAATTTTTTCTCTTAATGTTATAAAGATGCCACTCTGACTTGAAGTGGGCCTTCTGTGACTTGGAATCCTCAAACGTTATGTTACAGGTTAAACACTTTTTTACTTCCTCTGGCTTCGACTGAGCTAGAGGCTGTTTTGTCTTGACAAACAGAAGATTTGTGGTTGTCATCTCGACTGTTCAAAATCACATTGCATTTTACcttttatctttaaatattattcaaaacacctgtaattatttacatatattctGTACACTCCGATTCGTTAAAAcattcatttaaaattttttgcTTGTTTCTTTATGTGGCTGATGTACTTCTGAGGTTTGTGCATATCGCACTGATACTGTTTAATCTTATTATATGTTCCCTTATGTTTTCGCGCTGGCTCTACTAATTAAACCATACccttgttttaatttatccGGTCGTGTTTTCAAAAGGTCTTTTGCTCCCTTTTCTAGGTGTTTTTCTAACACATTGGAATCTTATCCCAGggtttctttttctttacacatcttttaattatttttagactCCTCCTTCTGAGTACGCTTTTTTCACTGGGAACAAGGTTCTCATTGATAACTCCAACCTTTCCGAGTACTCGTCTTCCATTGACCATCTCCTTGATACCAGTAAGTTTTTTccctttttcttttttttatcttcttccttcagAACTCATTGGATTTGACTTGGAACACGTCCCTGATTATTACACCTTCGTCAATTCTTCTTCTAGGAAGTGCAAGCCTTCCATTGTTCAGATTTGCGGCGATTCCGTCTGTTTCATTTACCTGCTGTACAAGATCGGCCATGTTCCTGAGTCTCTTTCTCGTATTTTAGACAGCAAGGACATGCTGAAGGTACACAATACCCTCTATTCCCTTCTATATACTCTTTAACTTTATGGCCATATCTCTTCATCTTCTACCTATTGTTACCTAATTACTCTAATAAGCTAATTCAATCACGCTAATACGCTAATTCAATCACACTAATACGCTAATTCAATCACACTAATACGCTAATTCAATCACACTAATACGCTAATTCAATCACACTAATACGCTAATTCAATCACACTAATACGCTAATTCAATCACACTAATACGCTAATTCAAtcacattatttttacaggTAGCCCACGGCGCTCCTTCCGACATGCGACTTATGTTTCGTCACTACGGCACTCGTTGCAGAAACTTTGTTGACTTGATCGACTTGTGCTCTCGAAACAACATTTCTCCTGCCAGCTTAAAAAACGCCACTGAGTCCGTCTTAAAGTTGAAGCTGTGCAAGAAGCAGCAGTGTTCCAACTGGGAGGCTGAGGAACTAAACAGCGACCAGATCTCCTACGCCTCCACTGACGCTTGGGTTGCCAGGGAAATATTCCTCAGACTAGGTCCATCCAAACTAAACCGTTTATTTGTCAATAGTGACGGCGATATTGAGACTGAATAgtctttttttaaattatcgTAATTTATGTTCATTAATCTCTTATCAATTACCTGACTGCTTTTTGTTAATTACTTACCTACTGCTcctttccttttcactGTTGTTACTTTCATATCGACTTaagcttatttattattttacgcTCATGTTCCTTCACCAACTTCTTAAAGTAtttcctacacatttatttgtttatttatatttttttgtatgtatattaactTTTCAGTACCTTCTTGTTATTGGCGATGACAGGTATGACCTCTTAATTAGTCTCTTAACTTTGTTCATGTGCGACGTGAACTTTTTGTACTTGACCACTGGTGTAAGTCCCGATAGCGACACTTCGTTCAACGACTCTATTACGTATCCGTTTTTACATATGTTCACTGAGTTATACACTACTCCGTTTTcgttcaggtacttcatCACCGATTCTCTGGATTTAAAGACCTTGAACTTCGGGTCGTACACCAAAtactgcttcttcttcacaCTCTTGTGCTTATAGTGTATCATGTAGAGTAGTGACGCCAGCACACTAAAAGTTTATATAACATTTCTGGtatttttaccttttttcATCAGATTTATTTACCAActcatttccttctttcCTTGTCAATGTGTCAATAATCCTTTGGTCATAATGCTTAACGTTGCACTTTTTATCCAAGCTACTTTCTCTCTTTTCTACCGATTCCTCCAATTTACTCTTCAAATGTTCCTCTACGTGTCAtcaatttacttattcTCCTAACTCACCTATTTGATTCAGGAATGCGTCGACGACACTCTGGTTTGAAGGCATCTGCCATTCGTGGACCACCACGTTAAAATAGTTTTGCAGTTGTGCCATGTACAACTTTCCGGTGTTTCCgtaaaaaaacaagtttACCTTCCTCGCGACCAGCCTCTTCACAAAAATCTCCAGTGTGTTTGGCAGATCATAGTGTACTATCAGATCAATGTTTGGAATCTTCGTGACCATTCCGTCCGATAACAGCAATATTTTACCACCCTTTCTGTGACACTTGTTACACACttgttttaaacacacCTGAATACTCTTTTAAATTGCTTCTGATACGCTTTATTTGATGGATACTCCTGAATTCTGCATTTTTTTCAATCATTCCTGGAACTTACATTTTCGACGATTTTAGGACTTGATTTGCTCTATATCCGTTtgcatatatacacacctTATAATTCGGCCACTTGTTGAATATATGCGATAGTGATTGGTGCAATACATCGAGTTTCACACCTTCGTTTGGAACGAAGATTCCATAGTTCATCACATCTACGAAACACCTTTTTTCCCGAAAGATTCCTCACTTACTTGATTTGGAAAGTTTTCCACTGGCATCTGAATAAATTGCATGGGTGATAAGTCTATTTTTTGACATACCTATGTGATTTTGTATGGTAAGCTTTGAATAGTCTGTTCTGGTCTCGTTGAACGTTTTACTTGGACTAAAAAATccaatttttgttttaaatctaCTATTATACAATCTAGATAAATTTACTCTAGTCAGTTTCAAAAAATTCATTTTGGTGTTAGATATTTACGCTTTGTAATCCCTACTAATTTATGGGTatgaaatttattattatttatttttttaatgtacaatattacTTTGATTGACTATGCTTAAATCACACTTAATTAGTGCTGGGTTATCCTTCTCTAATTACATTCAGGGTGCTATTTTGGAGGAGCCCAGGAGCGACTTTACTACACAGGATCGTCTCGACGGTAAAAAGGATGAACCTCAGGATAATAAGCCTCccaatttattaaaatctaTTTTCGATTTAGGGAGGCCCTATTTCAGGCTAGATTGCTCTGAGcttaataacaatattaagTGTTTGGTGGTTCCCTTCAAAAAGGTCAGACAGCTGGTTCCTGACCTATACATACCAAGTGTTTCTGCATCCACCTTCATGATCGCATCTTCAGTTCTACTTTGTATTAAATCTAAGGGCAAATTGACTTTTGGGGACGCTCTTTCTAAGACTTTGACTAAGTTCGTTCTCGTAAACTTATCTGAGATTTGTTTTCTCAGCTGtttactttatttcatttCATATTCTGGAACTCCACAGACAAATGAGGTTAATGTGCAGCACTTCAACCCTCAGCCTAGTCCCATGGAACTAAATCAGGCCTACGGTTCGTTCAACAACTACTCTCAGGCTTTTCCGACCCCGGTCGGGTTTCAGGCTGCTACGAACTCTCAAAATTTTGGAAAACAACCGGCAAATACTCACATGAATGCCAATCGGACTCAGACTAACGACAGAATCAGGTTCAGGCTTCCTGATGTGTTGTTTGTGATAGGATATAAATACGTTTTAGTAAATTACTTTTTGTTCATAACCACTGTTCTACCGTTTAGTATAAATACGGTCGTCAATATGGTTTACGTGGCTGTTTGTAGTTTATTCTTTTCGATGAGATCGATTAAGTCGCTGAGGTCGCTTCAATCTAACCGATCGAGCCCCttactgtttattttccCTGTTTTTCAGCcactatttttttacattCTTCTTCCCTCTCGgaagttttaatttaatactatattttatgcgatacttattttattcaaggTTGATGGTGTGACAGTAGAATCAGGGAATCCCCGCGTACGAAAACGGTGCGGCTGTCTCTCCTCGTAACCTACACAAATTTggttaaataattaataccTTATTTGGTTGTTGATTCGTATTCGGTTCTCCGTCCACTGTAGTGATTGTTTCCGTGACTTCTGATAGTACCATATTGCAGTGATCATCAAAGGCctgaatattattttaaaccatACACATCCGTTCGCACACTTACGTGCAACCTCCCGATTAATTCTCTTCCGTTTTTACACTTCAAGTATATCATTTCGTCTAGGTTAAGGCGAATCATATCGAGAGGCtctgataaaaaaatttatcattataaCAGTCGGACACTTACCTTGATGGGCCACAGGAGCATCCATTGCTTAAACTGtctaaaattaattaaaaattacttgCTCAACAATTCTCCTTAGTTAGAATCGACTAGTATACATCCCCATAAAAAACCATTACGAACTTGTTAACCTGTgagttatttatattaataattcaATAAAATGAAAGAATCTGGTTTTTTTGCCTATGATACCATATTGGAAGCTGAAAGATTGGGAAGAAGGCCTTTAGGTAACATCCAGTACTCGAAGCTCAAGGAAGCAAACTCAAGATCAGGTAATCGTGCCacaaattaatttcaatttcAGACGAGAGCGATGTTTACTGCCCGATAGACGACGACGAGCTATCTCCTGTTAAAAAGGCCAAAATTCCTGACCATGTTACATCATCGTTAGTCGAAACCATATTCAATTCCTTTTAGGTTTGGATTGTTGGCCGAATCAGCCAAATACTTCGGGGATAAACCGCACCTGGGAGTTCGAGAGAAGATTCCGCTGCCTGAAGGAGGTTTTAAATTCGGGGAGTACGTTTTCACTTCGTACAACGAGAGTTTGAGGCTCGCGAAGATCATAGGAACGGCGCTCACGAAGGAGAACCTGGTTCCGGAGTTCAGAGTCGataattgtaaaatagtcaaAAAAGCCCGCTTCCTGGGCATATGGTCCATGAACTGCCCGTACTGGCTGCTTACAGACTACGCCTGCACAGGGTACGGAATCGTCACAGTTCCGATCTACGAGACCCTGGGAGACGACGCACTCTTTAAAATCATGAGCACAACTAAAATGCAGACAGTGTGCATCGACTCGAACAAGCTGAATAACCTGGAGCACCTGTACAAGGAGATGAAGCACCTTAAGACGGTCATCGTATTTGACACGCTGACCGAAGAGGACAAGCAAAGACTAGTAAACATGAATGTAAACTATTACTTTATGGACGACTTAATTGAAAAGTATAAGAATGATATCCTTGACCCGCCGCCGAGTAAGAGAACCGATATTTGTACCATTATTTACACGTCTGGCACATCAGGCACGCCTAAAGGAGCAGTGTACGACAATTTTGGAATCATAGCCCTCGTAGAGAGGCTGTTGAACGTGCAAAATAGATGTAAACTTAGAGTAGGCTCGTCTATTCTGAGTTTTTTACCGCTTTCCCACGTCTATGAGCGGTTTATAGAGCACCTAATATGCGCACTCTCAGGAACCATAGGCTACTACTCAGgaaacattaaaaacatactggAAGATTTGGATAAGCTGAAGCCAAATTTTCTTGTGGCTGTTCCCAGAGTATTCACGAGGATTTTAGCAAGAGTAAGTTAACGGTACTTATTTAGGGTCACCTATACTAGGATATTGCCTTTAGAATTGGTGTTAGAACTGATATGTTAGCTAGATAGGGTAGTGGTAACACGGGTTGTTCATGACGAT is a window of Theileria orientalis strain Shintoku DNA, chromosome 2, complete genome DNA encoding:
- a CDS encoding uncharacterized protein (zinc finger, U1-type domain containing protein); the encoded protein is MTTTNLLFVKTKQPLAQSKPEEVKKCLTCNITFEDSKSQKAHFKSEWHLYNIKRKNSQLGPISYDDYVEIKNQLQEMISAKNEKNAGKNSQNNPKTVDFKAKAGADGIKSPEKYQKHMEFDPKRCLFNSVVSKSIEENVKYMETHYTFFLPEKEYIADLEGLLRHIHRKIYEENTCLYCDRLFSDQYATLHHMEAKQHHKINDDKFDQISSYYDFVNSYVNLIMESSSTPKTNTDLTPSNAEDEEEEWEDLFSTTSSPTRVEDLLTTYGIKRAYIMENGNLSLPNGKEAVHRELSYVYKQNLVLRNPFSLKKKEDNFKFKKKSEKRQIILSQKQQQYRVGKRDLNVALKSYKLFVPVRQDLCFG
- a CDS encoding uncharacterized protein (3'-5' exonuclease domain containing protein), producing MFPYVFALALLIKPYPCFNLSGRVFKRSFAPFSRCFSNTLESYPRTPPSEYAFFTGNKVLIDNSNLSEYSSSIDHLLDTKLIGFDLEHVPDYYTFVNSSSRKCKPSIVQICGDSVCFIYLLYKIGHVPESLSRILDSKDMLKVAHGAPSDMRLMFRHYGTRCRNFVDLIDLCSRNNISPASLKNATESVLKLKLCKKQQCSNWEAEELNSDQISYASTDAWVAREIFLRLGPSKLNRLFVNSDGDIETE
- a CDS encoding integral membrane protein gives rise to the protein MLKSHLISAGLSFSNYIQGAILEEPRSDFTTQDRLDGKKDEPQDNKPPNLLKSIFDLGRPYFRLDCSELNNNIKCLVVPFKKVRQLVPDLYIPSVSASTFMIASSVLLCIKSKGKLTFGDALSKTLTKFVLVNLSEICFLSCLLYFISYSGTPQTNEVNVQHFNPQPSPMELNQAYGSFNNYSQAFPTPVGFQAATNSQNFGKQPANTHMNANRTQTNDRIRFRLPDVLFVIGYKYVLVNYFLFITTVLPFSINTVVNMVYVAVCSLFFSMRSIKSLRSLQSNRSSPLLFIFPVFQPLFFYILLPSRKF
- a CDS encoding U6 snRNA-associated sm-like protein Lsm3, whose product is MDAPVAHQEPLDMIRLNLDEMIYLKCKNGRELIGRLHAFDDHCNMVLSEVTETITTVDGEPNTNQQPNKVTRRDSRTVFVRGDSLILLSHHQP
- a CDS encoding long-chain acyl-CoA synthetase gives rise to the protein MKESGFFAYDTILEAERLGRRPLGNIQYSKLKEANSRSDESDVYCPIDDDELSPVKKAKIPDHVTSSFGLLAESAKYFGDKPHLGVREKIPLPEGGFKFGEYVFTSYNESLRLAKIIGTALTKENLVPEFRVDNCKIVKKARFLGIWSMNCPYWLLTDYACTGYGIVTVPIYETLGDDALFKIMSTTKMQTVCIDSNKLNNLEHLYKEMKHLKTVIVFDTLTEEDKQRLVNMNVNYYFMDDLIEKYKNDILDPPPSKRTDICTIIYTSGTSGTPKGAVYDNFGIIALVERLLNVQNRCKLRVGSSILSFLPLSHVYERFIEHLICALSGTIGYYSGNIKNILEDLDKLKPNFLVAVPRVFTRILARVRGQIDSKPAFIRKLVYFFVDRKKKIFKKRPESPDHAIYDILLKKIKKKFGGNFEIMVLGSASMTEGDVYDMQAYMSSPLAEGWGTTELGVAVLQDFRDTLKGTIGGPLYSVDFKIRSIEELGYDARGTPPRGELMVRAPGIMLGYFAEEALTNEVLDEDGWYRTGDVVELLPNMGVKILDRARNFFKISQGEYIAPDKLENAYVNAKLVEQVYVHGESTEAHLVGIVVVSKEEVEKWAQQNGLGDKSVSELLANQKLYNTIKDDFERIAKSQHFNSLERLRVFTLIDTPFTVENEMLTPTFKSVRNKIRSHYSQVLKNLYLNARADQ